One part of the Parabacteroides distasonis ATCC 8503 genome encodes these proteins:
- a CDS encoding M3 family metallopeptidase, with protein sequence MNKTLMAAGLAVILGACSSSKKSDVAEGATPNPFFAEYTTPFGVPPFDQIEVAHYKPALLKGMEEQSKEIEAIVANPDAPTFENTIVALDQSGELLTKVMYAFGGQSSVNTTDEIQELERELYPLLSKHSDDISLNPKLFARVKSVYENQASFHLDKEQKKLLEETYKSFVRGGANLPEDKQAKLRELNEKISMLQLTFGQNTLKETNDFQLVIDNKEDLSGLPEDVIVKAAQTAQENGLDGKWVFTLHNPSVMPFLQYADKRDLREKIFKAYTNRGNNNNENDNKEVVKQLVAARLEKARLMGYEDYAAFVLEENMAKNEKNVYDLLDKIWPSALAKAKEELADINAEIKKEGGNYEAEGWDWRYYFEKAKKAKYNLDENEMRPYFELGHVREGIFYVANKLYGITFTEIKDIPKPDPDALAFECKDKDGTHLGVLYMDFFTRPGKGGGAWCGGYRSQTYKDGKRVAPVVTTVFNFSKPAEGQPALLTADETETVFHEFGHALHGLFCDVHYYGVSDVPRDFVELPSQVDEHWAVEPEVLKVYAKHYQTGEVIPQALVDKMIKSGKYGQGFATTEYLAASYLDMDYHVLKEIPADLDIEKFEAKVLGDRGLIRQIPSRYRSTYFGHTMEGGYTAGYYSYIWAEVLDCDAFQAYKETGNIFNPEVASKFRKYVLTPGGIDDAMDMYVNFRGKQPSIDPLLENRGLK encoded by the coding sequence ATGAATAAAACGCTTATGGCCGCAGGTTTAGCGGTTATTTTGGGAGCTTGTTCCTCCTCAAAGAAAAGCGATGTAGCGGAAGGCGCTACACCCAATCCGTTTTTTGCGGAGTATACGACACCGTTCGGGGTGCCTCCGTTTGACCAAATAGAGGTGGCTCATTACAAGCCGGCTCTTTTGAAAGGCATGGAAGAGCAGTCGAAGGAGATTGAGGCGATCGTGGCAAATCCGGATGCGCCGACATTCGAGAATACGATCGTGGCCTTAGACCAAAGTGGCGAGTTGCTTACTAAAGTAATGTATGCTTTCGGTGGCCAATCCAGTGTGAATACCACGGACGAGATCCAAGAGCTCGAACGTGAGCTTTATCCCCTTTTATCCAAACATTCGGATGATATCAGCTTAAATCCCAAGCTTTTCGCCCGGGTGAAATCCGTATATGAGAATCAGGCGAGCTTCCATCTGGATAAGGAACAGAAGAAGCTGTTGGAGGAAACCTATAAAAGTTTTGTCCGGGGAGGAGCCAATCTGCCGGAGGATAAGCAGGCGAAGTTGCGTGAGCTGAACGAGAAGATATCCATGCTCCAACTTACTTTCGGACAGAATACCCTGAAAGAGACCAACGATTTCCAATTAGTGATCGATAATAAAGAGGACTTATCCGGTCTGCCGGAAGACGTGATCGTCAAGGCGGCGCAAACGGCCCAAGAGAATGGTCTGGATGGTAAGTGGGTGTTTACCCTCCATAATCCGAGCGTGATGCCTTTCCTTCAATACGCCGATAAGCGTGATTTGCGTGAGAAGATCTTCAAGGCGTATACGAATCGTGGCAACAATAATAATGAGAATGATAATAAGGAGGTCGTTAAGCAGCTGGTTGCCGCTCGTCTGGAGAAAGCCCGATTGATGGGATATGAGGATTATGCCGCTTTCGTATTGGAAGAGAATATGGCGAAGAACGAGAAGAACGTGTACGACTTGCTTGATAAAATCTGGCCATCTGCCTTGGCGAAAGCGAAAGAGGAATTGGCCGATATCAACGCCGAGATCAAGAAGGAAGGCGGTAATTACGAGGCCGAGGGCTGGGACTGGCGTTATTATTTCGAGAAAGCCAAGAAAGCGAAATATAACTTGGACGAGAACGAGATGCGTCCTTATTTTGAGTTGGGACATGTACGTGAGGGCATCTTCTATGTAGCCAATAAATTATACGGTATCACGTTTACCGAGATCAAGGACATCCCGAAACCGGACCCCGACGCTCTCGCTTTCGAGTGCAAGGATAAAGATGGTACGCATCTGGGCGTATTGTATATGGATTTCTTTACCCGCCCGGGCAAAGGAGGTGGCGCATGGTGCGGCGGTTACCGTTCACAAACGTATAAGGATGGGAAACGGGTAGCCCCGGTGGTTACTACCGTATTTAATTTCAGCAAACCGGCGGAGGGACAACCGGCGCTTTTGACGGCCGACGAGACCGAGACCGTATTCCATGAGTTCGGTCATGCCTTGCACGGTTTATTCTGCGATGTTCATTATTATGGCGTGTCCGACGTGCCTCGTGACTTTGTGGAGCTACCTTCGCAAGTCGATGAGCATTGGGCCGTTGAGCCGGAGGTATTGAAAGTGTACGCTAAACATTACCAGACCGGCGAGGTAATACCGCAAGCCCTTGTAGACAAGATGATCAAGAGTGGCAAGTATGGACAAGGCTTCGCTACGACGGAGTATCTGGCCGCCTCTTATCTGGATATGGATTATCATGTATTGAAAGAGATCCCTGCCGATTTGGATATCGAGAAATTTGAGGCGAAGGTCTTGGGCGATCGTGGTCTGATCCGTCAGATTCCGTCTCGCTATCGCTCCACTTATTTCGGACATACGATGGAAGGTGGATATACAGCCGGTTATTATAGTTATATCTGGGCGGAAGTGTTGGATTGCGACGCTTTCCAAGCTTATAAGGAGACGGGTAATATCTTCAACCCGGAGGTTGCCTCTAAATTCCGTAAATACGTACTGACCCCGGGCGGCATCGACGACGCTATGGACATGTACGTGAATTTCCGTGGCAAACAACCTAGCATCGATCCGCTGTTGGAGAACAGAGGGCTAAAATGA
- a CDS encoding M3 family metallopeptidase, whose protein sequence is MKQLIMAAGLAVMLTACGTSEKKTVEGENPFFAEYTTPFGVPPFDQIKFEHYKPALLQGMEEGRKEIEAIVNNPEEPTFENTIVALDEQGALLRKVQIVFGGQNSVNTNDEMQALSREMSPLLSKYSDDINLNPKLFARVKAVYDKKDELGLDKEQMKLLEETYKDFVRGGANLSAEDQAKLRELNSKISMLQLTFGQNMLKETNAFKLVIDKQEDLSGLPETLIANAAQAAKDAGMEGKWVFTLQNPSVMPFLQYSDKRELREKMFNAYINRGNNNNENDNKEVVRDLVAARLAKAKLMGYDDYASFVLEDRMAKSSDKVYQLLDEVWKPALAKAKEELADINAEIKKEGGNFEAEGWDWRYYFEKAKKAKFNLDENEVRPYLKLDNVREGAFYVANKLYGITFTPIRNIPLPYPEAQAFECKDKDGSHLGVIYFDFFPRASKRGGAWCGSYRPQAYKDGKRVAPVVTIVCNFSQPAPGQPALLSADEANTLFHEFGHGLHGLFRDVHYSGVSGVPRDFVELPSQVMEHWVFEPEVLKVYAKHYQTGEVIPAELIEKLDKSGKYGQGFATTEYLAASYLDMDFHAISGDAADKKVIKFVDQTNNVPANLNVMDFEQQTLGRRGLLKQIPSRYRTTYFNHTMGGGYTAGYYSYIWAEVLDCDAFEAFKETGDIFNQECADKFRKYVLTPGGIDDAMDMYKNFRGKEPGTDPLLKNRGLK, encoded by the coding sequence ATGAAACAATTAATTATGGCAGCAGGATTAGCCGTTATGCTTACTGCCTGCGGTACTTCCGAAAAGAAGACCGTGGAGGGTGAGAACCCGTTCTTTGCGGAATATACCACCCCGTTTGGAGTTCCACCTTTTGATCAAATCAAGTTCGAGCACTACAAACCGGCCCTATTGCAAGGCATGGAAGAGGGACGCAAGGAGATCGAGGCGATCGTGAATAACCCGGAGGAGCCGACGTTCGAGAATACGATTGTCGCTTTGGATGAGCAGGGTGCGTTGCTTCGGAAGGTCCAGATCGTTTTCGGTGGACAGAATAGCGTGAATACGAATGATGAGATGCAGGCGTTAAGCCGTGAGATGTCGCCGCTATTGTCAAAATATAGTGATGATATCAACTTGAATCCGAAATTATTCGCTCGTGTGAAGGCGGTATACGATAAGAAGGATGAGTTGGGTCTCGATAAGGAGCAAATGAAGTTATTGGAGGAGACTTATAAGGACTTCGTTCGGGGTGGCGCTAATCTTTCCGCTGAGGATCAGGCTAAATTGCGTGAGTTGAATAGCAAGATCTCCATGCTACAGCTTACTTTCGGACAGAATATGCTGAAAGAGACGAACGCTTTTAAATTGGTGATCGACAAGCAGGAGGATCTTTCCGGTCTGCCCGAGACCTTGATCGCTAACGCCGCTCAAGCGGCTAAGGATGCCGGGATGGAAGGCAAATGGGTATTTACCTTGCAGAACCCGAGCGTGATGCCGTTCTTGCAATATTCCGATAAACGTGAGTTGCGTGAGAAGATGTTCAACGCTTATATCAACCGTGGTAATAATAATAATGAGAACGATAACAAGGAAGTGGTTCGTGATTTGGTTGCCGCTCGTTTGGCGAAAGCGAAGTTGATGGGCTATGATGATTACGCTTCTTTCGTGTTGGAGGATCGTATGGCGAAAAGCTCGGATAAGGTTTATCAATTGTTAGATGAGGTTTGGAAGCCTGCTTTGGCGAAAGCGAAAGAGGAATTGGCCGATATAAACGCCGAGATCAAGAAAGAAGGCGGCAATTTCGAGGCCGAGGGCTGGGATTGGCGTTATTATTTCGAGAAGGCCAAGAAGGCTAAATTCAATTTGGATGAGAATGAGGTTCGTCCTTACTTGAAGTTGGATAATGTTCGTGAGGGTGCTTTCTATGTAGCTAATAAGTTATATGGTATCACGTTCACCCCGATCCGTAATATTCCGTTGCCTTATCCGGAAGCGCAGGCTTTTGAGTGCAAAGATAAGGATGGCTCTCATTTGGGCGTTATTTATTTCGATTTCTTCCCTCGTGCTAGCAAGCGTGGTGGTGCGTGGTGTGGTTCTTATCGTCCGCAGGCTTATAAGGATGGCAAGCGTGTGGCTCCGGTCGTAACGATCGTTTGTAACTTTAGCCAGCCCGCTCCGGGACAACCTGCGTTGTTGAGCGCTGATGAGGCGAATACATTGTTCCATGAGTTCGGTCATGGTTTGCACGGCTTGTTCCGTGACGTGCATTACTCCGGTGTTTCCGGTGTTCCTCGTGATTTCGTGGAGTTGCCTTCACAGGTTATGGAGCATTGGGTATTCGAGCCGGAAGTATTGAAGGTGTACGCTAAGCATTATCAGACCGGCGAGGTGATCCCGGCCGAGTTGATCGAGAAGTTGGATAAGAGCGGTAAGTACGGACAAGGTTTCGCTACGACGGAGTATCTGGCGGCTTCTTATCTGGATATGGATTTCCATGCGATCAGTGGTGACGCTGCGGATAAGAAGGTGATCAAGTTCGTTGACCAGACGAATAATGTTCCGGCCAACTTGAACGTGATGGATTTCGAGCAACAGACGTTAGGCCGTCGTGGTTTGCTGAAACAAATCCCTTCCCGTTACCGTACGACTTACTTCAACCATACGATGGGTGGCGGCTACACCGCCGGCTATTATAGCTACATCTGGGCTGAGGTATTGGATTGCGACGCTTTCGAGGCATTCAAGGAAACCGGCGACATCTTTAATCAAGAATGTGCCGATAAATTCCGTAAATATGTCTTGACCCCGGGCGGTATCGACGACGCTATGGATATGTACAAGAATTTCCGTGGCAAGGAACCGGGTACGGATCCGTTGCTGAAGAATAGAGGACTGAAATAA
- a CDS encoding efflux RND transporter periplasmic adaptor subunit — MKKIYLVGAMCAYLFAGCAGNASQAGHDEHNHELEAHDHDHEGHEHEGHDHEHEHEAGGTHPGEIVFKKALAEAVGLQTVTVNPAPFTDVIKTSGRVMAAQGEESVIVATVPGVISFGSLPFVDGTAVRKGQAVLSIASNALSDGDVAAKAKFAYETAKKEYERMQALVGDKIVSAKDFEQARLNYENAKVAYEAIAGKQTAKGVSVVSPLNGYLKNIQVKEGDYVSVGQPLATISQNNRLVLRADVSERYYNDLPMIQTANFMTPYDNALYKLSDLRGRLLSYGKASDMNSFYVPVTFEFDNKGAVIPGSFVEIFLLTKPMENVLSVPVSALIEEQGVYSVFIRLDEEGYKKQWVTLGANNGSEVQILSGLKPGDEVVTRGAYQIKLSSASNAIPAHSHSH; from the coding sequence ATGAAGAAAATATATTTGGTAGGTGCGATGTGCGCTTACCTGTTTGCCGGTTGTGCGGGAAATGCGTCGCAAGCCGGACACGATGAGCATAATCATGAATTAGAGGCTCACGATCATGATCATGAGGGACATGAACACGAAGGCCATGACCATGAGCATGAGCATGAGGCCGGTGGTACCCATCCCGGCGAGATTGTCTTTAAGAAGGCTTTAGCCGAGGCCGTTGGTTTGCAGACTGTAACGGTTAATCCCGCTCCTTTCACGGATGTGATTAAGACGAGCGGACGAGTAATGGCGGCGCAAGGGGAGGAGTCCGTGATCGTCGCTACCGTCCCCGGCGTGATCTCGTTTGGTAGCTTGCCATTCGTGGATGGTACGGCGGTACGCAAGGGACAGGCCGTGTTGAGTATCGCTTCCAACGCCCTCTCTGATGGAGACGTGGCGGCAAAGGCTAAATTCGCTTATGAGACGGCGAAAAAGGAATACGAGCGTATGCAAGCCTTGGTAGGCGATAAGATCGTATCCGCCAAGGATTTCGAGCAGGCCCGCTTGAATTACGAGAACGCCAAGGTCGCTTATGAGGCGATAGCGGGAAAACAGACGGCGAAAGGTGTGTCTGTAGTCTCTCCCTTGAATGGTTACTTGAAGAACATCCAAGTGAAAGAGGGTGATTATGTATCCGTAGGTCAGCCTTTGGCTACGATCTCGCAAAACAATCGTTTGGTATTGCGTGCGGACGTGTCTGAGAGGTATTACAACGATCTTCCCATGATCCAAACCGCTAATTTCATGACTCCGTATGATAACGCTCTCTATAAATTGTCTGATTTGCGTGGACGGTTGTTATCGTATGGAAAGGCTTCCGATATGAACTCTTTCTATGTACCGGTGACTTTCGAGTTCGATAATAAAGGAGCGGTTATCCCCGGTTCTTTCGTGGAGATCTTTTTGTTGACAAAGCCGATGGAGAATGTCTTGAGCGTGCCTGTCTCCGCCCTTATCGAGGAGCAGGGCGTTTATTCGGTATTTATCCGTCTGGATGAGGAAGGCTATAAGAAGCAATGGGTGACGCTGGGAGCGAATAACGGCTCGGAGGTACAGATCCTTTCCGGATTGAAACCGGGCGATGAGGTCGTGACCCGTGGCGCTTACCAGATCAAGTTGTCTTCCGCTTCTAACGCGATACCGGCTCATAGCCATAGCCATTAA
- a CDS encoding TolC family protein: protein MKSYIIVAALSVLTGGLSAQTSIEDVLRSVEANNKDLQANSQLVQSQKLEAKLDNNLPDPSVSYSHFWGNKEGMGFTGEFVASQSFDFPSVYVRKHKLTKAKSAGLDRQGMAFRQQILLQVKEVCLDLVLLNQQKNLLDTRLRNAEQLSAFYATRLEKGNANILETNKIDLELLNARTEARMNETSRIAKLQELATLNGGIAIEFTDTVYALPDKDVLSFDELRTEAMQSDPQLQTLRSDQTTALRQVSVNKAKGLPGFELGYRMNPASGGERFNGFLVGITIPLFSNRNNVKQAKAQARYTEMQLESASFTVENGLRQLYDQSVSLKKSIDEYKDVLKRQNSLVLLNKAIQAGQISMIEYFVDVTTYYQSVQNYLQLQNQYQKVMAQLYKYRL, encoded by the coding sequence ATGAAATCATATATTATAGTCGCCGCCTTGTCTGTATTGACAGGCGGCCTTTCCGCCCAGACTTCTATAGAGGACGTGCTCCGGAGCGTGGAGGCGAACAATAAGGATTTACAGGCGAACAGCCAGTTGGTCCAGTCGCAGAAGCTGGAGGCGAAGTTGGATAATAATTTGCCAGACCCTTCGGTCTCTTATTCGCATTTCTGGGGGAATAAAGAAGGGATGGGATTCACGGGCGAGTTCGTGGCTTCCCAAAGCTTTGATTTCCCGTCCGTATATGTCCGGAAGCATAAGCTGACGAAGGCGAAATCCGCGGGTTTGGATCGTCAAGGGATGGCTTTTCGTCAGCAAATCTTGTTGCAGGTGAAAGAGGTTTGCCTAGATTTGGTGCTGTTGAACCAGCAGAAGAACCTATTGGATACCCGTCTTAGGAACGCCGAGCAACTTTCCGCTTTTTATGCGACTCGTTTGGAGAAAGGAAATGCGAATATCCTTGAGACAAACAAGATCGATCTGGAATTATTGAACGCTCGGACAGAGGCCCGGATGAACGAGACTTCCCGTATTGCCAAGCTGCAGGAGCTGGCTACCCTGAACGGCGGTATCGCTATCGAGTTTACGGATACGGTTTACGCCTTGCCGGATAAGGATGTGCTTTCCTTTGATGAGCTGCGGACGGAGGCGATGCAATCCGATCCGCAATTACAGACCTTGCGTAGCGACCAGACGACAGCTCTTCGGCAGGTGAGCGTGAATAAGGCGAAAGGTCTGCCCGGCTTTGAGTTAGGGTATCGTATGAATCCCGCCTCGGGTGGAGAGCGTTTCAATGGTTTCTTGGTAGGAATCACCATCCCGTTGTTCTCGAACCGTAATAACGTGAAACAGGCGAAGGCTCAGGCCCGCTATACGGAGATGCAGTTGGAGAGCGCTTCTTTCACGGTAGAGAATGGGTTGAGGCAGCTATATGACCAGTCTGTCTCCTTAAAGAAATCTATCGATGAATATAAGGATGTGCTGAAAAGGCAGAATAGCTTGGTCTTGTTGAACAAGGCTATACAGGCCGGGCAAATCTCTATGATCGAGTATTTCGTGGATGTGACGACCTATTACCAAAGCGTGCAAAACTACCTGCAATTGCAAAACCAATACCAAAAGGTCATGGCGCAATTGTATAAGTATCGATTATGA
- a CDS encoding efflux RND transporter permease subunit, with the protein MLNKIIYYSLHNRLVILVCALLLMIWGTYTAFNTDVDVFPDLNAPTVVIMTEANGMAPEEVERLVTFPVETAVNGAMDVRRVRSSSTTGFSVVWVEFDWGTDIYRARQIVSEKLAVLGESLPENVGKPTLGPQSSILGEMMILGLTADSTSLLDLRTIADWTIRPRLLSTGGVAQVAVIGGDIKEYQILLDPARMKHYGVGLNEVLDVCRNMNRNANGGVLYEFSNEYIIRGVLSTSKAEEIAQGVVKTVNEYPVTLGDIATVKIGGKSPKLGTASERTKPAVLITVTKQPDTSTEKLTEKLDEIVVDLRKNLPADVHVSTDIFRQSHFIDNSINNVKKSLFEGSFFVVIVLFLFLMNIRTTVISLVALPLSLLVSIIVLHYMGLTINTMSLGGMAIAIGSLVDDAIVDVENVYKRIRENRLLPPDQQRSTLEVVYDASREVRMPILNSTLIIVVSFVPLFFLSGMEGRMLVPLGIAFIVALFASTVVALTLTPVLCSYLLNRKATGMKELREAWIARKLKVVYKRALELALAYQKWVLGTTIALFVVALVIFFHLGRSFLPPFNEGSFTINVSSLPGISLDESDQIGRRAEALLLQVPEIKTVARKTGRAELDEHALGVNVSEIEAPFELQDRSRDEVMNDVRKKLSTISGANIEIGQPISHRIDAMLSGTEANIAIKLFGTDLNLMFTIGNQIKAAIQTIPGLVDLKVEQQIERPQLTITPKRELLAKYGIPLPEFEEYINVMLGGEAVSQVYDDGKSFDLTVKTSDASRATMDDISNLMIDAAGQKVPLSYVADIRSVTGPNTINRENVQRKIVISANVSERDLRSVVNEIQDRVEANIRLPEGYHIEYGGQFESEAAASRTLLLTSLMSLLVIFMLLYNEFKDVKESGVILLNLPLALIGGVIILWLTSGEISIPAIIGFISLFGIATRNGMLLISHYTHLRGEGMGLRESVIQGSLDRLNPILMTALSSALALIPLALNGDLPGNEIQSPMATVILGGLLTSTFLNGFIIPIVYLIMNKNKE; encoded by the coding sequence ATGTTAAATAAGATAATTTATTATTCATTGCACAACCGGTTGGTAATCTTGGTTTGTGCGCTATTGCTGATGATCTGGGGTACGTACACGGCGTTTAATACGGACGTGGATGTGTTCCCGGACTTGAACGCCCCAACGGTCGTGATCATGACCGAGGCGAACGGTATGGCTCCCGAGGAGGTGGAACGCTTGGTGACATTCCCTGTGGAGACTGCCGTGAACGGTGCGATGGACGTACGGCGTGTGCGTTCCTCGTCTACCACCGGATTCTCCGTGGTTTGGGTAGAGTTCGATTGGGGTACGGATATTTACCGGGCTCGTCAGATCGTGTCCGAAAAACTGGCTGTCTTGGGTGAGAGCCTTCCCGAGAACGTAGGTAAACCGACCTTAGGCCCGCAGTCATCCATCTTGGGTGAGATGATGATCCTCGGTTTGACCGCCGATTCCACGTCTTTGTTGGACTTACGTACGATCGCCGACTGGACGATCCGTCCCCGTTTGTTGTCTACGGGCGGTGTGGCGCAGGTTGCCGTGATCGGTGGCGATATTAAGGAGTACCAGATCTTGTTGGACCCGGCTCGTATGAAGCACTACGGTGTAGGGTTGAACGAGGTGTTGGATGTTTGTCGGAATATGAACCGGAACGCCAATGGTGGTGTATTGTATGAGTTCTCGAACGAATACATCATCCGAGGAGTCTTATCGACTTCGAAGGCGGAGGAGATCGCTCAGGGTGTGGTGAAGACCGTGAATGAGTATCCGGTTACGCTGGGTGATATCGCTACGGTTAAGATCGGCGGTAAAAGCCCGAAGCTGGGAACCGCTTCCGAGCGGACAAAGCCAGCCGTGCTGATTACTGTGACCAAACAGCCGGATACGAGTACGGAGAAGTTGACGGAGAAGCTGGACGAGATTGTTGTCGATTTGCGGAAGAACTTGCCGGCGGATGTACATGTCTCTACGGATATATTCCGCCAGAGTCATTTTATCGATAACTCTATTAATAATGTAAAGAAGAGCTTGTTTGAGGGTAGTTTCTTCGTGGTGATCGTCTTGTTCCTGTTCTTGATGAATATACGTACGACGGTGATCTCGTTGGTAGCCTTGCCGTTATCTTTGCTGGTCTCTATCATCGTATTGCACTACATGGGATTGACGATTAACACGATGAGCTTGGGAGGTATGGCGATCGCTATCGGTTCCTTGGTGGATGACGCTATCGTGGACGTGGAGAACGTGTATAAACGAATCCGGGAAAACCGGCTCTTGCCTCCGGATCAGCAACGCTCTACCTTGGAGGTGGTTTACGACGCTTCCCGTGAGGTACGTATGCCGATCTTGAACTCTACCTTGATTATCGTGGTGAGCTTCGTGCCCTTGTTCTTCTTGAGTGGTATGGAAGGCCGTATGTTGGTTCCGCTGGGTATCGCTTTTATCGTGGCGTTGTTTGCTTCTACGGTGGTGGCGCTTACCTTGACCCCGGTGCTTTGTAGCTATTTGCTGAACCGTAAAGCGACGGGAATGAAGGAACTGCGTGAGGCTTGGATAGCCCGGAAGTTGAAGGTGGTGTATAAACGGGCTTTGGAGTTAGCGTTGGCTTACCAGAAATGGGTGCTAGGTACCACGATCGCTTTGTTTGTGGTCGCCTTGGTGATCTTCTTTCATTTGGGACGTAGTTTCTTGCCCCCGTTCAATGAGGGTTCTTTTACGATCAACGTAAGCTCGCTTCCGGGAATTTCCTTGGACGAGTCGGATCAGATCGGACGCCGTGCGGAAGCGTTGCTGTTGCAAGTACCCGAGATAAAGACTGTGGCTCGGAAGACCGGTCGTGCGGAATTGGATGAGCATGCCTTGGGCGTGAATGTTTCCGAGATCGAGGCTCCTTTCGAATTGCAAGACCGTAGTCGGGATGAGGTGATGAATGATGTCCGCAAGAAGTTATCTACGATCAGCGGCGCTAATATAGAGATCGGGCAACCTATTTCCCATCGTATCGACGCTATGCTTTCCGGTACGGAGGCGAATATCGCTATCAAGCTGTTTGGTACGGACTTGAACCTGATGTTTACGATCGGAAACCAGATCAAGGCCGCTATCCAAACGATCCCGGGTCTGGTGGACTTGAAGGTAGAGCAGCAGATCGAGCGTCCGCAGTTGACAATCACCCCGAAACGTGAGTTGCTGGCTAAATATGGCATTCCCCTGCCGGAGTTCGAGGAATATATCAACGTGATGTTGGGAGGAGAGGCCGTAAGTCAGGTGTACGACGATGGTAAGAGCTTCGACCTGACCGTGAAGACCTCCGACGCTAGCCGTGCCACGATGGATGATATTAGCAATCTGATGATCGATGCCGCCGGACAGAAAGTGCCGCTAAGCTACGTGGCCGATATCCGTTCGGTGACCGGTCCGAATACGATCAATCGTGAGAATGTGCAACGTAAGATCGTGATTAGCGCCAATGTATCGGAACGTGACTTGCGAAGTGTGGTTAATGAGATACAGGATCGGGTAGAGGCTAATATCCGTTTGCCGGAGGGATACCATATCGAATATGGTGGCCAGTTCGAGAGCGAGGCGGCGGCCAGCCGTACCTTATTGCTGACGTCGTTGATGTCGTTATTGGTGATCTTCATGTTACTGTACAATGAGTTCAAGGACGTGAAGGAGAGTGGCGTGATCTTGTTGAACCTGCCGTTGGCGTTGATCGGTGGCGTGATTATCCTATGGCTTACTTCCGGCGAGATCAGTATCCCGGCGATTATCGGTTTCATTTCCTTGTTTGGTATCGCTACCCGAAACGGTATGCTGCTGATCAGCCACTATACGCATTTGCGTGGAGAGGGAATGGGATTGCGTGAGTCCGTGATACAAGGTTCCCTAGACCGTTTGAACCCGATCTTGATGACGGCGTTGAGTTCCGCCTTGGCGTTGATCCCGTTGGCGTTGAATGGCGATCTTCCCGGGAATGAGATCCAAAGCCCGATGGCGACGGTGATCTTGGGTGGTTTATTAACCTCTACGTTCTTAAACGGATTCATCATCCCGATTGTTTATCTGATAATGAACAAGAATAAAGAATAA
- a CDS encoding NAD(P)H-dependent flavin oxidoreductase, protein MNRICSLFGIQYPIIQAGMVWCSGWRLASAVSNAGGLGLIGAGSMHPEVLREHIRKCEAATDKPFGVNVPLMYPEIDTLMRILVEEKVKIVFTSAGNPKIWTKYLKDHGMTVVHVVSSSKFATKCEEAGVDAIVAEGFEAGGHNGREETTTMCLIPAVRKATSLPLLAAGGIGNGQAMLAALALGADGVQIGTRFALTKESSAHENFKKLCLNLKEGDTKLLLKKLSPTRLVKGDFATAVEEAEARGASVEELRELLGKGRAKKGIFEGDLKEGELEIGQVASLFWEELSVEEVMKELIRDFKLSLENVKTQLCS, encoded by the coding sequence ATGAATCGAATTTGTAGTCTTTTTGGTATTCAGTATCCCATCATACAGGCGGGAATGGTTTGGTGTAGTGGTTGGCGGCTAGCTTCAGCGGTTAGTAACGCCGGTGGATTAGGATTGATCGGGGCAGGCTCCATGCACCCGGAAGTGCTCCGGGAACATATCCGTAAATGCGAGGCGGCGACCGACAAGCCTTTTGGCGTGAATGTCCCGCTGATGTATCCGGAAATCGATACCTTGATGCGGATATTGGTGGAGGAAAAAGTGAAGATCGTATTTACCTCCGCCGGCAACCCGAAAATATGGACAAAGTATTTGAAGGATCATGGCATGACGGTCGTTCACGTGGTAAGCAGCTCTAAATTCGCCACGAAATGCGAGGAGGCCGGAGTGGATGCCATCGTTGCCGAAGGCTTCGAGGCCGGCGGGCACAACGGACGGGAGGAAACAACTACGATGTGCCTGATCCCCGCTGTCCGGAAAGCGACCTCTCTCCCCCTTTTGGCGGCAGGAGGTATAGGAAACGGTCAAGCGATGCTAGCGGCACTCGCACTAGGGGCCGACGGCGTACAGATAGGCACTCGTTTCGCCCTAACCAAAGAAAGCTCGGCACACGAGAATTTCAAGAAACTATGCTTGAATCTTAAGGAAGGCGATACGAAGTTATTATTAAAGAAACTGTCTCCTACCCGTCTGGTAAAAGGAGATTTCGCTACGGCAGTGGAAGAAGCGGAAGCCCGGGGAGCGTCCGTGGAAGAATTACGTGAGTTATTGGGCAAAGGACGTGCCAAGAAAGGAATCTTTGAGGGCGACCTAAAGGAAGGCGAGTTAGAGATCGGACAGGTAGCGTCTTTATTCTGGGAGGAATTATCCGTGGAAGAGGTGATGAAAGAATTGATCCGTGACTTTAAGCTATCCTTAGAGAACGTAAAAACACAGTTGTGTTCGTGA